From the Pontibaca methylaminivorans genome, the window ATGCCTCGCAGGCGCCCGAGGCGCTGCTGTTCAACGTGCTGGCGAACCTGCCGCTGTCCGGCATCACGCCGATCCTGGCCATGCTGTCGATCCTTGTCTTTTTCGTCACTTCGGCGGATTCGGCCTCGATCGTCATGAGCTCGATGACCCAGCGCGGCCAGCCCTCGCCCTCGGCCGGGGTGACCATCAGCTGGGGCGTGCTGCTGGGGCTGACGGCGATTTCGCTGCTGCTGGCGGGGGGCGAGGATGCGCTTTCGGGGCTGCAGTCGATCATGGTGGTTTCGGCGCTGCCCTTTGCCTTTGTGGTCATGGGCATCATGGTCGCCTGGGCAAGGGATTTGCGCACCGATCCCTATCTGTTGCGTTCGAAATATGCGCGCGCGGCCATCGCGCAGGGGGTGCGGCTCGGGATTGCGGATCACGGCGACGATTTCGTCTTCAGCACCAGCGAGGTGGCCAAGGACGAGGGCGCCGGCGGCTGGTTCAACAGCACCGATCCCGATCTCGTGGCCTGGTATGTCGAGGCCGCCGAAGAGGGCGAGATCGTGAGCGCCGAGGACATCCTGCGCACGCTCGATCCCGGCCGGATCCAGCCGCGGGGGCGGCGGCGCCCCGACCATCTTGCCTCGGGCGATGCGGCGACCATCGCCACGCGCCGCCGTCGCCGTCGCCTGCCACCCGCGGACGGCGGCGGGCGCAGCGGCTGATGCCGCAACATCCCTCTGCGCGGGCCCAGCAGTTCCGTGCGGCGGATGGATGCGCGCAGGCCGGCGGAAACGCCACCTTAACCGTTGGGCGTGGACCATGGACTGGCCCGGTCTTGCCAGAGCAGGTTCGATTGACCACATTGAAGGCATCGCTCCGGCCGGGCCGCTCTGGCGGGAGCGATGTCCAAGGCCCGCAAGGATCGTTCCGCAATGACCGCCCCGCAATGACCGCAACCGCCATGCCCGTCCCGGAAAACAGCGCGATGCCCGTTCCGACATGATGCCAGTGAAACGCTCCGGCCTGCTGCGGCTGGCCAGTTACAATGTCCAGAAATGTATCGGACTCGATCTGCGTCGCCTGCCGCGCCGCATCGTCGGGGTGCTGGACGGGCTGCAGGCCGATATCGTCGTGCTGCAGGAGGCCGACAAGCGCCTGCCGCCGCGCCCGGCGGCGTTGCCGCCGCCGGTGCTGGCCGCCGCGGGCTGGCGGGTTGCCGATTTCGGGCCCAAGGGGTCGCTCGGCTGGCATGGCAACGCGATCATCTGGCGCGAGGGCGCGCCGCTCGACCTGATCGAGATGGACCAGATCCCGCTTCCGGGGCTTGAGCCGCGCGGCGCCGTGCGGGCCGAATTCGACACCATGCAGGGGCGGGTGCGGGTGATCGGGCTGCACCTGGGGCTGATCACCCGCGACCGCTATGAACAGATCCGCAGCCTCGCGGCCTATTGTGCCCGGCTGCCCGACATCCCGACCGTCTGGGCCGGTGATTTCAACGAATGGTCGCGGCTGCCGGCCCTGGACAGCCACGCGCCGCGCATGACCTTTCTGCCGCCGTTGCCGAGCTATCCGGCGCCGCGTCCCATGGGGCCGCTCGACCGGATCGCGCTGGGCGGGGGCCTGCGGGCAAGCGGCCACGGCGTCTGGGGCGGGCGCCCGGCGCGGTTTGCCTCGGATCACCTGCCGGTCTGGGCCGACCTTGTGCTCCCCGCTCTGCTGCAGCATGAACAGGGTATCGTTGATGCCGGCCTGCACCCCTGATCAATGCGCCCCCGATCATTGCGCCCGTGCCCCGATCCCGGCCGGGCGGGCATGATGCGCCGGGGGGCCAGGGCACGAGCGCAGGCGGAGCCGCCGCAGGAAGGAGAACACGCCGAGATGTCGGAATCGATCATTGCCCGTTGCGAGGCCGCCGGTCTGCGTCTGACCGAACAGCGGCGCATCATCGCGCGGGTGCTTGGTGACAGCGACGACCACCCCGATGTGGAGCAGCTCCATGCACGGGCGAGCGCGCTCGATTCCGGGATTTCGCTGGCCACGGTCTATCGCACGGTCAAGCTGTTCGAGGAGGCCGGCATTCTCGAGCGGCTGGAATTCGGCGACGGGCGCGCCCGCTATGAGGATGCGGACCGCGACCACCACGACCACCTGATCGACATGACCACCGGCGAGGTGATCGAATTCGTGGACCCCGAGATCGAGGCCCTGCAGGAGCGCATTGCCGAGCGGCTCGGTTACGTGCTGCACGGCCACCGGCTCGAGCTGTATGGCGTGCCGCTGAAAAAGAATCGCGACTGACGCGCAGCCCCGGCCGGGTCCGGGCGACTCTCCGCGAAGGGGCAGGGGGCGGCGTCGCACAGCCCCTTTCCCCGCCGGTCCGACCCGGCTAGAAGGTCTGCGTCAATCAGTAACGACGGACAGCCCGACATGACCACGATCATTGATATCCACGCCCGCGAAATCCTCGACAGCCGCGGCAATCCCACGGTCGAAGTGGATGTGAGCCTCGAGGACGGAAGCTGGGGGCGTGCGGCGGTGCCGTCGGGTGCCTCGACCGGGGCGCACGAGGCCGTCGAGCGGCGCGATGGCGACCGGTCCCGTTACTTCGGCAAGGGGGTGCTGGAGGCGGTCGCTTCCGTGAACGGCGAGATCGCCGATGCGCTGATCGGCTGCGAGGCCAGCGATCAGGTCGCGATCGACCTGGCCATGATCGAGATGGACGGCACCCGGAACAAGAGCCGGCTCGGCGCCAATGCGATCCTCGGGGTGTCGCTCGCGGTGGCGCGCGCGGCGGCGCTCAGCACCGGCCAGCCGCTCTATCGCTATGTCGGCGGCACTTCGGCCCGGGTGCTGCCGGTGCCCATGATGAACATCATCAACGGCGGCGAACATGCCGACAACCCGATCGACATCCAGGAATTCATGATCATGCCGGTCGGCGCCGAGAATATCGCCGGTGCGGTGCGCATGGGGGCCGAGGTCTTTCATACCCTCAAGCGCGAACTTTCGGCGGCGGGGCTGTCAACCGGCATCGGTGACGAGGGCGGTTTCGCGCCCGACATCGCCTCGACCCGCGAGGCGCTCGATTTCATTCTCCGAGCGATCGAAAAGGCCGGCTACACGCCGGGCGACGACATCTGCCTTGCGCTCGACTGTGCCGCGACCGAATATTTCCGCGACGGGCTTTACATGCTCGACGGCGAGGAAGTGTCGCTCACGCCCGAGGAAAACGTCGATTACCTGGGCGCCCTGGTCAAGGATTACCCGATCATCTCGATCGAGGACGGCATGGCCGAGGACGACTGGGAAGGCTGGCGCGCGCTGACCGAAGCGATCGGCGACCGGGTGCAACTGGTGGGCGACGACCTGTTCGTCACCAATCCCGCGCGGCTCTCGGACGGGATCGCGCGGGGCTGCGGCAATGCGATGCTGGTCAAGGTGAACCAGATCGGCACGCTGACCGAAACGCTGCAGGCGGTCGAGATCGCCCATCGCGCCGCCTATGCCAATGTCATGAGCCACCGCTCGGGCGAGACCGAGGACACCACCATCGCCGACCTTGCGGTGGCGACGAACTGCGGCCAGATCAAGACCGGCTCGCTTGCGCGCTCGGACCGGCTGGCGAAATACAACCAGCTTATCCGCATCGAGGAAATGCTGGACGACAGCGCGATCTATGCCGGGCGGTCGATCCTGCGCGCCTGACCCGCGGCCAGCACGACCCGGACGGGGCGTCTG encodes:
- a CDS encoding endonuclease/exonuclease/phosphatase family protein, with protein sequence MPVKRSGLLRLASYNVQKCIGLDLRRLPRRIVGVLDGLQADIVVLQEADKRLPPRPAALPPPVLAAAGWRVADFGPKGSLGWHGNAIIWREGAPLDLIEMDQIPLPGLEPRGAVRAEFDTMQGRVRVIGLHLGLITRDRYEQIRSLAAYCARLPDIPTVWAGDFNEWSRLPALDSHAPRMTFLPPLPSYPAPRPMGPLDRIALGGGLRASGHGVWGGRPARFASDHLPVWADLVLPALLQHEQGIVDAGLHP
- a CDS encoding Fur family transcriptional regulator, whose product is MSESIIARCEAAGLRLTEQRRIIARVLGDSDDHPDVEQLHARASALDSGISLATVYRTVKLFEEAGILERLEFGDGRARYEDADRDHHDHLIDMTTGEVIEFVDPEIEALQERIAERLGYVLHGHRLELYGVPLKKNRD
- the eno gene encoding phosphopyruvate hydratase, producing MTTIIDIHAREILDSRGNPTVEVDVSLEDGSWGRAAVPSGASTGAHEAVERRDGDRSRYFGKGVLEAVASVNGEIADALIGCEASDQVAIDLAMIEMDGTRNKSRLGANAILGVSLAVARAAALSTGQPLYRYVGGTSARVLPVPMMNIINGGEHADNPIDIQEFMIMPVGAENIAGAVRMGAEVFHTLKRELSAAGLSTGIGDEGGFAPDIASTREALDFILRAIEKAGYTPGDDICLALDCAATEYFRDGLYMLDGEEVSLTPEENVDYLGALVKDYPIISIEDGMAEDDWEGWRALTEAIGDRVQLVGDDLFVTNPARLSDGIARGCGNAMLVKVNQIGTLTETLQAVEIAHRAAYANVMSHRSGETEDTTIADLAVATNCGQIKTGSLARSDRLAKYNQLIRIEEMLDDSAIYAGRSILRA